The Sorghum bicolor cultivar BTx623 chromosome 6, Sorghum_bicolor_NCBIv3, whole genome shotgun sequence genome contains the following window.
ACAGATCCTGCTGTGGTTACGTGCGGCCTGCTCCGGCAACTTGCTCCTCTCTAGACCGCTACGCGTGATGCcagaagaaaaaaagataagAACTGACAGAGTATATCAGCTTTATTCGATCGATGTGAGATGATGTGACACAACAGTAGTGAAAATGGTGATGGCCATGaccctatggccttgtttagttaaaaaaaatttaaaatttatcgtcacattgaatttttAAGACGTAtccatagagcactaaatatagataaaaataaaaattaattatataatttgcctaaattacgagacaaatcttttaaacctagttaatccataattagataataattatcaaatacaaacgaaaattctACGGTATCCAAAGCCAaatttttcgcgaactaaacaaggctaggcCGTGCAAATTTTTAGCTTtagctactatagcacttttgtttatatttaataattattgttcaatcgtgaactaaatagactcaaaagatttgtctcacaagtTACAATGAACAAGGCCATTGTGTTGACGattttaattaaaaaatattGCAATTAAGTTTGATCTATGTTTAATCTTATTTGTAATCAACAAAATAGTATACATAGATGATGTGCACCTCATTAAGACTTGATATGGCAGTGTTGTGGAAACAAAGAAAAATAAGATAAAAATGTTACCATTATATATAATATGTgacttatatttatatttttcgaAAAAATCTTATAAGAATGTTCATCTTATTTATGCTTCATTTATTTTCTATCAAATAGCAACAAAATAGTATATAAAGTGGTATTCACAATTGATCTTAGCTAcatataaaacattaaacaGCTTAGAGACAGCCAAACAAACAATCATTGTATGACCTGTCTTTTTAACTGTCTGTGTTCAGATTCCAAAAACATATAGACAGAAGGCTGTCTGTGGGTTGTACATGCCCTAACTTGCCATGTcaagagatggcaacaacggtgTGGCGACAAGAAGCTGGGGTCTACCGTCTGCGTGTGTTGTTTCAGTCAAATGAAATGCCCGGTCAGTCaccgtagtactttcgttttctATTTGAGTCTAATTATAATTAATTGGGCCTAAAAGATTTGCCtcataaattacaaataaactatacgcaaatttttttaaaactaaacaaagactccaaaaaccaaaaactttccaatcgaatcttgtagcatatagagcattaaatataaacgaaaacaaaagctaattgcataatttgcctataaatcataagatgaatcttttgagcataattagtctatgattgaataataatttttaaataaaaatgaaagcacTACAGTattcaaaaccaaaaaatttcaaaactaATCAAGGCCTAAGCCTGTGTATATGTTCAACGTTGACATTTGCATCTCCGTGATCCGTATGCTTCCTTTTTTTAACatcggggccttgtttagttcatcaaaaatcaaaaaaaatttaagattttttatcacaaaaacattaaatatagatgaaaacaaaaattaattacacaatttgcctgtaaaatcatgagacaaattttttaaacttagttactccataattggataatatttgtcaaatagaaACAAAATTAGtacaattttaaaatttaaaaactttttaaatctaaacaagaccatatTGCTGGGTTTCGGATGGCTTTCATAGGATACCAATACCATACCAGCAATCAGTTGCCTGACAGAATGTATGGAATGATAAGCTAGGCTGCCGAGCATATGTTCCGTCACGAAAAAAAATCAATTCATTGACTAAGGCCTGGTTTAGATccgaaaaatttttagattttgatactatagtattttcgtttatatttggtatttattgtctaaccatgaaTTAACTAGTctgaaaagatttatctcgtgatttccaacttaactatgcaattagttatttttaatctatatcaAGTGCTCTATACaggtgtcgcaagattcgatgtgatggagaatgttaaaaagtttttgaattctgaagagaactaaacaaggtccaactttatagaaaagagtaataaCATCTATTACATAAAATATACATCTTTTAAAAATATACTTTACGACAAATTTAATTATACCAATTTGATACTACAAATCTTTGCATCATTTTTTAGAAGtttaattaaaattttaaaaaaattaacttAGCATAACTCTAAAAATCGATTCTTTTCATGGCCTAATGGAACGAGGGCGGCCCTGGCGCATGTGGCTTGGtcctggccttgtttactttctctcaaaaacccaaaatttttcaagattctccgtcacatcgaatctttagacgtatgcatggagtattaaatataaatgaaaataaaaactaattacacagtttggtcgaaattgataagacgaatcttttgagcctagttagtctatggttggacaataattaccataaacaaacgaaaaagctacagtgtaacgaaatgttttggttgaggaactaaacacggccctagTCGTTCATCCTTCGGCCTTGGGCCGTGCAGCACGGCCATACCACCGCAGACGCAGATGCCTCTCAGCTCTCATCTCGTGCAATTTTGTTCGCTTAAGCTTATCAACCAAATCTACTAATGATTTAAtagtattttatttttaaaataaatcagCCAATAATATTTTCTGTTATGATTTATCAGCCAAACATAGTTGGAACTCGAAAGCACAGAGAGTCTAGAGTacataggtcttgtttagttctatttttttttgcaaaatagataccgtaacactttcgtttgaatttgataaatattatataattatgaactaattatgCTCAAagaattcgtctcgcaaattataattattttatctatatttaatacttcatgtatgtgtcgtaagatttgatgtacaCAAAACTTTTTAGAATATCCTagagaatgtctgcatgaggcGGCCAACATAAGGCCAGCATCGTCATCTCCATGAACGCCAATTTGGGGCGCCGGCTTGGGgagttctctctctctctctctggtatACGCAGGAAAACATGCCTCCTCAGCCCATACCAGATCGCGACACTACACAACGCATGTCCCCAGTGGCAGGCCATGCCCTGTGGCCTGTGGGCGCGACCGTACGTACGCGTGGTAGCTTTGCCGCAGCAACAAACGCCGTAGCAGAGGTTGTCGCGGACTCCCGGTCCCGGGGACATTCTGGCAGGCCCCGAAACCACCGACTTGTTGTTGAcaaaacttttttttcttttttatatggtaacatttttatttatatttaaaaattattatctaacaataaactaattagatttaaaaaaaattattttgtaaactacagataaattgtgtagcTAGTTATTTTTTGTCTATACTTAATGCTAAAATTAGATGTGACTAGAAATCTTATAagcctaaggctttgtttagttttcaaaaaattttatagATTCTTTGTCACCtggttaaatatagataaaaacaataactaattacattgtttacctataatttataagataaattttttaaatctaattaatttataattaaataatatttattaaatataaacgaaagtactataatATTTATTAACAAAAATTTTAGAAGTAGGCCTTTAATCCAGTCAGTAGGCCGTCGCCCGAGATGGTCGTCGGGTCAGCGCCTTGACGAGACCAGACGAGACCGCGCCGTCACGAGATGCCCCCCGCTAGCGTCGCGACGGCGGGGCGATGGCCGAAATCCTCGAGCGCGGCGCCGCgcgcggctgctgctgccactgTGGTATCTGTATGGGCCGGTGCCGGTCCACGCCACGTGCGAGACCCATTTGGCCGGCCGCATATCCCCCTCTACTATACTATCCCACTGCGCGCCCGTGAGCCCAACCCACCCACAACTCCTCCTATAGATGAAAAGGGGGCCTGCCACTGCCAGTGCCGCCTGCGCCCGGCACGGCAAAGCGAAAAAGCGGCGGCCGGCGAGCAAAAGAGAGCGGGGGGAATCGAGTTGGCGTCGGGTGGGCAGCCTGGCATCCCATTCCTGCCTTCCTTCCTCCCCGACGACCCAGACCAGACGGACTATTTTTTTCCTCCTCACCCGCACTGCCACTGAGACTGACTGCACGCTCTCCGACTCCACTCTGCCACTCCCGCGGTGCCGACCCAGCCTCCTTCGGCGGGCTCGATGCGGCGGCGCCTCGCGCCGGCGCTGCTCTTCACCGCCGCGGTGCTTCTGGCGGCGCGCCCGGGCCCAGCGGTGATCGCGGCAGGTAAGCGCCCGCCGATGCCACTCGGCCCGCCAGGCGCCGGGTtccccttccttccttccttccttccttcctttgcAGCTCATATATATTCGCCAGCTGTCGCGCGCGCTTCTCACCGGTGATCGCTGTCGCTGGGGTTCTGGAGGCTGGTGGCTGGTAGGGTGGGTGGGGGTGGCGGCGGCGACTGTGCTCGCGAACCGGAAGCGCGCACTTCGCTCAACCGGTGCTTCCATTATGTTCTGCTCTTTGCTTCCCTGCCTTGGTGGTGATTCATTGAGTTGATGAAACCTATTTTCCCCCCTTTTACTCGAGACTTTCTGGTGACGATTCTGCATTCCGTCCCAGATTAGCTGTCGTTCCCCAGAGCTGCATTTTTATGAGTATGTTAGTATTATATTTTTCGTTCCTCCTGAGGTACTGAGGGTTTGAGTTCGAGACGTGGTCACCTCGCTTGGGGGGAGTGGGGGATACTGCCAGAGAAATTGTTCGCGGCCGCCGCATGTGTCGTCTGCCATAGGGGGACCTCGCTTCGCTAGCATTTGGAGACGGGAGTCCTCGCGCCATCAATTCGCTTACCTAATGGGGTTGCTGTACTGCGCCGGGTTAAACAGTTCATGCCTCTCTCGCCTTGCTTTTGCGGCCGTTGGATTTTGCTCTCCGCAGAACTCCCCGTCCTGTCATTTGGCGTTACTGAATCACTTAATTTGTTTTGACTTCACCTTCACCTGATGTTTTCACGTGGGTTGTTCAGACTTGTCACTTGTGCCCTACTCTCTCTTCTAAATTAGAAGTCACTTTGATTACTATTTTGGTATATTCATTCTACTTTACTATGCATCTAGATAAATaatatgtctagatatataaaaaaaatagatgtacataaaaaaatcttATAATTCAAAACGGAGGCAGTACAATACTGCTGAATATCTTGAATTCATATACGCTTATCCGTAGGTACCCCACATTCTGAATACCTGGTATAGCACGTTCCATAGTCCGATGAAATCGGGGGATCGTATTTGGAATTTATTGCATGTTCTGTTGGTGTTGGGCATGCAAGATGTATCTACCTTGTACTGGTCCTGAGGATCTGAGGCATTCACTTCAGTTTCTGTTTTCTACTCCGTAAGATGCAATTCGTGTCATGAACCGAAAGAGCCAGCTCCACGGCTTTCATTGAAGATTTTGTTCTTTCTGTGTAATATAAAGATGTGGAGTGATTGAGATGGTCTTAAaaagttatcttttttttttctgttttcttaTATCCATACTTCTGCAGCACCATTCATTATTCATAATTGTTCTTCCTTCATGCAGATTGCCCCTTAGATTTGAGTTGGCCCAACTACGGACTGATAGCTTCAGTGTGCTCGGACCAAAATGGACACTCAAAGTGTTGCCGCTACATCAATGCTGTTCTCGCGGTCTCATCTGCCATGTATGCAAACACAACAGGCACCCTTGGGGTTCCGGCTCAAATTTCTGATGCCTGCATTGCCAATATCTCTGATACATTGGTGTCCAAGGGGATACTGCCCACTGCCGCTTCGTTTTGTGGCCTTGGGATCAAAATTCAGGTGTCCTATCAGTGTGTTGGGATGACCACCGTCCTTGAGATGTTGCAGTCTCCGAATTTCAGCGATGTCACAAGAAGCTGTGCAACTACACTTTCGGATGATATCACTTGCAAGAGGTGCTTAAACTCTGGTCTGTCGTACCTCCGCCATCTTATCGGGGAACCAGATAATGTCACGTTGAATACCTGCCGTGATGCTGCTTTTGttgcatttgtgagtcaagggaaTATATCTACCATTGATACGGCTGGTTGCTTTTTTAGCGTTCAAGGGCTTAGTGCTCTTCAAGGTTTGAATATTTGATAAATCAATTCGCCTTCCTTTTCTGAGAATGGCTAGTGTCATTAAAAAATCTTAGGAAAAAACTCTTTTAGATTCTGTTATCTTAGCAATATTCCCTTTTCTCTCTCTGTGTTTTTTGTGATATAAAGATGACTTCTCTTTCATTTAAGTGGATCATATAATGTGACTTAACATATAAAGCCTGGCACCTCACAGAATCATTTCCTAGTTTTTCCCCCCATCGCTTGATGCTAGTACATTGCACAAAAACAAAATGATTGCTGTGGATATTTCTTCTGGTTCAAACAAGCTTTTCATACCAAATGGTTGCTCTGAATTCTGCGAATCAACTTTACCCCTGATAGCTTCCTGTATAAATATTCAACAATAGGTATCCATCTTAATCTAAACATTCATAATAATTATATATTAGTATCATTGTTACCTTTACCTCTTATTGTAATAGTTAAGCATGAGCATACTGCTTTTTTTTGAatctttgccaaaaaaaaaaaaaatctattccATATATTGGTTAATAAGATGAAACTATTGCTTTACATCTGCTTTTGTTATGCAAAACTGTAGCTGTATTTCTTATACTTATTGATTTGCTTCTTTAACGATTTAGGTACTTATGTGTATTAAAGTGTGTTCTCTGAAAAAGTATTTGTTTGTTGTGATTCTGTAATCTGTTCCTTGACCTTGTCCAATATGTTGAACTTCTCATCGTTGAATATATAATGCAGCGAACATCTCTGGACCGGCTCCAGCTGGACTTGCCGTGCCCGATATTTCTCCTAGTCCACTTACAGTGCAAGTTCCTGTAGTACCACCCAAGCATCATCGCAGTTACAAGCTTGTTCTATTCCCAGCAATTGGAGCTTTGGTTACTGGAGTAGCAATTCTACTAATGATAGTACTGATTTTCCTAATCCGTAGAAAGAATAAAGAACTCAAAAAGCTGGAAGGAAATAACCCTCTGGATGCATGGAGTTTTTCCTGTGTCAAGAAGGGCCAAGAAGGTAACGATTTcctgattttttttattgtgaTATTGTAATTCTTTCACGAATGTCTGCTCATTTGGATGTCCAACTGTCTTGGATAATTTAAAGAGGTTATATGGCATCTGATACAAGTGCTGGATACTAGCATACTACCATTTCTTTGTGGAATATGTTTGATTTTAGATGACACAGAATTCATTTATGGCTATCGGCGTGTATGTGATAAGGGAAGGAACCAAAATGAGAGTTACAGCCTAAGGCAAACATGAGTTCCTAGAACAAGTTAATATGTTTGGCTTCTTCCATGCTGTTcagattaaaaaaatatataccatGTGCACAGTAGACGTCAATATCTCAAGTTGGTATACATGGTGTCCCGTTTGTACTCATTATCTTAAATAAAAAAACACCTTTGAGGAACTAGGTGATTTCTAATTTAAAAGTAAATAGACACCCAAATTCAAGACAAAGAGGACTGAACTTGGATGAGGGTGTACAGACTCCCATAAGCTGAGCTAGGCTCAGTTCCTTTCAGTCATTATCATGACGCTACCAATAATATGGATAGTAATGATGTGGTCTGAATTTTTTTGCCACAGTGCATCGTACTAAATACTATGATGGACTTCCTGTAATTTATTCAAAACCTTACCCTTATGGTTCAAAATAGGATAGATTGATGTCACAGGCTTTATCTTCAAATTACTTAATAATCAGAATCAGTTCAAGAACCATTTCAACTTATTTGCCTAACTGAATATTTTGCAGGCAATTCCACCATTTTTGGCAGATTTAGTTACAAAGAAATGAAGAAAGCAACAAGGAACTTCAGCACAGTGTTAGGAGGAGGTGAAAATGGTACAGTATTCAGAGGACAACTAAATGATGGATCTGTGGTTGCTATCAGACACGTTGAGTGTTCACCAAAACAAAGTCAACATGAATTTTGTAAAGAAATGGAATTTCTTGGGCGATTGCATCATCGGCATCTTGTTGGACTAAAAGGTTTTTGTTCAACAAGATTTGAGAGGTTAATATCTGTCGTACTTAAATTCAGATATCCACCGAGTTATGGTTCTTACAGTGTTCTGTAATCCAGGTTTCAGGTGTATGAATACATGGAAAATGGAAGCCTTCAAGATCACCTACATTGTAATATGTCATGTTTCGTTCTCATTCTTCTGATGATGCATCATTTGTTGAATTGATGCTAAAAAGCATTTTGCTCTTTGCAGCGCCAAGTAAACACCTGCTACCATGGAAAAATAGGGTCCAAATTGCCATCGATGTTGCTAATGCTTTGGTGAGTTTCAGGAAATCTGTGattgtttctttctttctttctttctttctttctgcaGAAATCAGTGTTCGTGATAAGTGAGACTTAATAGTTGTTTCTTATGATTTTGCCAATGTGCGCAAAGGCTAAATCAATCTTTACCATATTCCCTGTTGtgattaaatatattttaaattttATGTTTAACTTTTTATGATGTTTGGTTGCAGGAGTACCTTCATTTTTATTGTGATCCTCCACTATACCATGGAGACGTTAGGCCTAGCAATGTCTTCTTGGACAAGAATTACCTTGCAAAGGTAAATTAAAACAGAACTTCGTCACAATTTACAATCCTATTCTGCACATCCCAACCGTTTGCATTTTAACAGCTTGCTGGTTGCGGTCTTGCACACCACTCTAGTATTGGCAATGCAACTCCCAGTCGCACCCCAGCAAATGTCAAGATCCAAGCAACTCCTGGTAAGGCTCTCTTATTTTTCTGGTGCCTTTTGCTCTGTCAGTTAGTACATGAAGGATGCTATATTTTGAATGAAATATGGTTCCGACCTCTGCATCCGACTGTTAAGCCAAAGCACTCAGCCATTATAAATGCGAAAGAATAGAAACTTAAGAGCCTGTTCGCTTGTCTGAAAAACCATGGCTGAAAGTATtgttattgtaagagaaaacaCTGCTGGCCGGCAGAAAAAGTACGGCTTAGACAAACAAACGAATGTGCGCAACGTGTCACCATGTCACAGGCCAAAACCTACCTGACAACGTCTCACCACGCAGAGAGGATCAGAACTTCTATAGAGGTTGGAGCTGCCATTTAAGATGAGGGAATGGTCTCTGGATTTTTCATGGCATTTGTGATTTTTTAATCCCACCAATTAATTTCACCCAGTACTGTACTCTGTACTAGTATCCCAGTAGCAATGTATAAAATCAAAATCTTTGAGCAGGCTACGTAGACCCCGAGTACATGGTGACCCAGGAGGTGACCCCGAAGAGCGACGTGTACAGCTACGGCGTGCTGTTGCTGGAGCTGGTGACGGGGAAGCCGGTGATCCAGGACAACAAGAGCCTGGTGGAGTGGTCCCGCGAGCTCATCGGCACGGACTACCGTCTCCACGAGCTGGTCGACCCGTCGGTGGCGGACGCGTTCGACCTGGACGAGCTGCAGGTGGTGGCGGACGTGATCCACTGGTGCACGCACCGGgacggcgcggcgcggccgtcCATGAAGCAGGTGCTCCGCATCCTCTACGAGCGGCTGGACCCGCTGTCCGGGCGGTTCGCGCGCGCCGTGGAGGGCGAGGAAGGGTACTACTACTACAGCCACGGCGGCCGGCGGGTGAAGGGGAAGcaggcaggcggcggcggcgacttgTCGTGGCTGCCGTCGTCGAGCAGCACGTCCAGGTCGCACTGCAGCCGCAGCGTGCTGCTGGAGTGCAACTCGCCCGAGCCGGAGTCGTCCCCGGCCCACGGCAACGCCGCGTTCCTGGCCTGATAATACCGGCCCGTCACCCGTGCTGCGCGTCCGTGTTTTGGTCTGCACTGCACTGGAGCTGGCGCTGCACCTGCACTGCGCCCATCCGTTGCGTCGGCAGTTCTGCAGGTCTGGCTGATGCGGTGCCAGCTGCGATTTTTTGAGGAGACTTTTCGTGGTGATTTTCTGGTGACGAGTGCCGACCGACGGATCCTGCAACGAGATCGGGAGGGAGTGGAGCCGGCATGTGAGCCAGGAGGCAGAGAGTGATGGGAGCACAACTGTGCGAGGTGGCACGCGTGAGAGTTTACTGACTGCTGTCTCGGTTCGTTTCCCTAGGTGTTGGTTGTTTGTTTTTCATTGATCACTGCATTGATGTGCTTCGGGAACATGGCTGCATCGTGACACAGATTTCACTGACGAATTGTTGTCAACTAACGACTAGACTAAAAAGATTTATCTCTAGAtttataaactatataattaatttttgttttcgtctatattcaaTACTGTATGTGTAtataccacaagattcgatatgacaagaaatcttgaaaagtttttggtgtaAAACTGTTTAGAACTTTAGTAGGGCTTGCCAGAGTGTTTCGCTAAGACTGACTGACTCCAGTAGCGTATCCATTAGGTAACCCATACTTAAAAtgggtggcacacattgtttttGCGGTGAAAATACACGCTCCAACGGAGTGGGCAACCACGGGACCAATTTTGGGTCGACTGTGACGCCGAAGGCAAATATGTGTCCGCCATCCCTCTTATTGCGTCTTGCCGGACCAGGCCCTCTCCCCTCTTGCGTCCTGTCCAAGGAAACGGGCGACAACTCCAGCCACCCGTCGTCCCGGTCCCGCGAGCGCCGCGACACGGCTGTCCCGGAGCTTCCCTCCCCTCACAAGGTGGAGTCCGGTGTGGGCACAGCGGCGGCGGATGACGCGTGGTGCTCGGAGGTAGGCTCCGTGGTGCAACAATAGCGGATGACGCAACGACGAAGATGACATGCGGGGCGGGCTCGTGTGGATTCCCCAACCTCTAGCTCGGCACCGACATGGCCAGGCAACCGAGCGGACTGAGCCACCGCAAGAACCCAGCCGCGCCGCTGCACCGCCCCGACCTGCTCTCCTGCGCACCGAGTCAGAGTGTGGCCGCCATTAACGGTCGGCTACCGTCCTCGCCCTTGTTGCGGTTCCGTAGAAGCACATTGCCGCCGCCTCTCTCATCTTTGTGGCTGCCCTGGGACCGTGGGGCGCCCACCACGACGTCCACATGCCAGCAGCCACCAGATCCCGTCGGCGTGCGCGCGGCCGCAGCCTTGCACCCTAGCcgttgccggtgccggtgccgctcCCCAGCAGCAGCGagtcaggcaggcaggcaggcaagcAGCTCCGTGGCACTACTGTCCCTGGCGCGCGTGCCCGTGGCAGGCTGCTGCGGAGGCGAAGTCACTGTCAGATCGGCCGTCCGATGCCATCGATGCCCGCCGGCAGACACGACAAGGCTGACCTCACGCACCTGCCGTGCCGCCCACAGCAAGTGTGGCGTTTTCCCGGCGAGTTTATGTACCGCGGATCGAATCGAAAGTATTCTCCGGGACTGTGCGCATCGATCACGATAATTATTATTAGAGTTTCAGGGCAAAAGCCTCGGTCATTGCATTACCACAAGGACCAGAGTAACAGGTTTCGCGATttattgttatatatatatattatcaatCATCAGGAGAACTGGAGAACCGACTGGATCGCGATCACGTGACACTAGATCGATCGATCCCGTCCGGCAAGCCAGTCAGGCAGAGGGTCAGAGGGGAGCTCCGCGAACGCGAAGCATCTCATTCTCGTCTCTCCACAGTGCCGGTGGGGCGGCGTAGGTAGGTAGGCGCAGCCCGGTGGAATCCACAAGTCAATGCTTGCACGTAGGAGTAGCAGGGGATCGGTCGCGGCTCACGATGCGGCTGCACGCGGTCCGCGGCGGCGCCACGGTTGGCGCAAATCGGGCGGATCAGATGATAAGGCCGAACGACCGAACCCCAACCCAAAGTGCACTGGACGGACGGACGGGTTGATACTTGATTTGAAAAACAAACACAGGAGGGAGCAGACCAGCAGAGTACTCTACTCTACGCCAATCCACGTTCCGGGGGACGTTTCCTAACCAGCCAGCTAATATCTGGGCTTTGTAAACAAACAATTCCTGTAGCCGCCCCGCAAGTAATTAACCTTCACATGGGCGAGCGGGCGGGCGATGCGTTCTCCTGCCATCTAACGTGTAGTAGTATGTGCCTCACTGTCCCAGACGTCACAAATGCGTCAATGCCAGTGCCATCTCGATGGCTGCTGTGCTCCAGACCGTAGAAACTCGGCATCGGCAACGGGAACTGTTAGGTGCCCGGTTGCCATCCAAACCATGA
Protein-coding sequences here:
- the LOC8077612 gene encoding probable receptor-like protein kinase At1g49730 isoform X1, with the protein product MRRRLAPALLFTAAVLLAARPGPAVIAADCPLDLSWPNYGLIASVCSDQNGHSKCCRYINAVLAVSSAMYANTTGTLGVPAQISDACIANISDTLVSKGILPTAASFCGLGIKIQVSYQCVGMTTVLEMLQSPNFSDVTRSCATTLSDDITCKRCLNSGLSYLRHLIGEPDNVTLNTCRDAAFVAFVSQGNISTIDTAGCFFSVQGLSALQANISGPAPAGLAVPDISPSPLTVQVPVVPPKHHRSYKLVLFPAIGALVTGVAILLMIVLIFLIRRKNKELKKLEGNNPLDAWSFSCVKKGQEGNSTIFGRFSYKEMKKATRNFSTVLGGGENGTVFRGQLNDGSVVAIRHVECSPKQSQHEFCKEMEFLGRLHHRHLVGLKGFCSTRFERFQVYEYMENGSLQDHLHSPSKHLLPWKNRVQIAIDVANALEYLHFYCDPPLYHGDVRPSNVFLDKNYLAKLAGCGLAHHSSIGNATPSRTPANVKIQATPGYVDPEYMVTQEVTPKSDVYSYGVLLLELVTGKPVIQDNKSLVEWSRELIGTDYRLHELVDPSVADAFDLDELQVVADVIHWCTHRDGAARPSMKQVLRILYERLDPLSGRFARAVEGEEGYYYYSHGGRRVKGKQAGGGGDLSWLPSSSSTSRSHCSRSVLLECNSPEPESSPAHGNAAFLA
- the LOC8077612 gene encoding probable receptor-like protein kinase At1g49730 isoform X2 — protein: MSQEAVQLHFRMISLARANISGPAPAGLAVPDISPSPLTVQVPVVPPKHHRSYKLVLFPAIGALVTGVAILLMIVLIFLIRRKNKELKKLEGNNPLDAWSFSCVKKGQEGNSTIFGRFSYKEMKKATRNFSTVLGGGENGTVFRGQLNDGSVVAIRHVECSPKQSQHEFCKEMEFLGRLHHRHLVGLKGFCSTRFERFQVYEYMENGSLQDHLHSPSKHLLPWKNRVQIAIDVANALEYLHFYCDPPLYHGDVRPSNVFLDKNYLAKLAGCGLAHHSSIGNATPSRTPANVKIQATPGYVDPEYMVTQEVTPKSDVYSYGVLLLELVTGKPVIQDNKSLVEWSRELIGTDYRLHELVDPSVADAFDLDELQVVADVIHWCTHRDGAARPSMKQVLRILYERLDPLSGRFARAVEGEEGYYYYSHGGRRVKGKQAGGGGDLSWLPSSSSTSRSHCSRSVLLECNSPEPESSPAHGNAAFLA